Proteins from a genomic interval of Oleidesulfovibrio alaskensis DSM 16109:
- a CDS encoding M23 family metallopeptidase, which produces MAVVTLCLVIVTGLFLRDEDTTPEAVTGGAQQSMTEDVATPEMPPVPVPETITGTIQPGDTVSGILENWLSPAEVYSLARQCNDVFSLSRIKAGQPWSVTCLQDELQSFRYEIDDTSILTVARDGDIFHAAVEPIPYDIQLDRVEGKIESNLFTAVENAGEGAALAYRLADIFMWEVDFIRDIREGDSFTVVVEKRYREGEFKGYGRILAARFVNQDTPYEGFLLEDGGRGEYYTADGKSLRKAFLKAPLDFRRISSGYSNARLHPVLNIVRPHHGIDYAAPTGTPIKAIGSGTVVAVARTKAAGKYVKIRHMNGYESAYLHMSRYARGIRSGQKVAQGQVIGYVGATGYATGPHLDFRMKRYGKYLNPSRVTNPRSQPVSRERMDEFMTVLVSYKGYLDGTLALQTYGVDNTSSM; this is translated from the coding sequence ATGGCGGTTGTCACCTTATGCCTTGTGATCGTCACGGGGCTGTTTTTGCGCGACGAAGATACCACGCCCGAGGCTGTGACCGGCGGTGCGCAGCAGAGCATGACAGAGGATGTTGCCACGCCTGAGATGCCTCCGGTGCCCGTGCCAGAAACCATCACAGGCACCATCCAGCCCGGCGATACGGTTTCCGGTATTCTGGAAAACTGGCTCTCTCCGGCAGAGGTTTATTCTCTGGCAAGGCAGTGCAATGACGTATTCAGCCTTTCCCGTATCAAGGCGGGGCAGCCCTGGAGCGTGACCTGTCTGCAGGATGAACTTCAGTCGTTCCGGTATGAAATAGATGACACAAGCATCCTGACCGTGGCGCGGGACGGTGATATTTTTCACGCCGCAGTGGAACCTATTCCCTATGATATCCAGCTGGACAGAGTGGAAGGAAAAATAGAGTCCAACCTGTTCACCGCAGTGGAAAACGCCGGTGAAGGTGCTGCGCTGGCATACCGCCTTGCAGACATTTTCATGTGGGAAGTGGATTTCATCAGGGATATACGCGAAGGCGACAGTTTTACCGTGGTGGTGGAAAAACGCTACCGTGAAGGTGAGTTCAAAGGGTACGGACGTATTCTGGCTGCCCGTTTTGTCAACCAGGACACCCCGTATGAAGGCTTTTTGCTGGAAGACGGCGGCAGGGGCGAATATTACACAGCGGACGGCAAAAGCCTGCGCAAGGCCTTTCTGAAGGCTCCTCTTGATTTCAGAAGAATCTCGTCGGGCTACAGCAATGCCCGTCTGCATCCTGTGCTTAATATTGTCAGACCACATCACGGAATAGATTACGCCGCCCCCACAGGCACCCCCATCAAAGCCATAGGCAGCGGTACCGTTGTGGCCGTTGCCAGAACCAAGGCCGCCGGAAAGTATGTTAAAATACGGCACATGAACGGATACGAAAGCGCGTATCTTCATATGTCGCGTTATGCCAGAGGCATCCGCAGCGGGCAGAAAGTGGCTCAGGGACAGGTTATAGGCTATGTGGGAGCAACAGGGTACGCCACAGGGCCTCATCTTGATTTCCGCATGAAACGCTATGGTAAATACCTTAACCCTTCCAGAGTAACCAACCCCCGTTCGCAACCCGTATCCAGAGAACGCATGGATGAGTTCATGACAGTGCTTGTTTCGTATAAAGGGTATCTGGACGGAACTCTTGCTTTACAGACATACGGTGTAGATAACACATCCAGTATGTAG